The Cyprinus carpio isolate SPL01 chromosome A3, ASM1834038v1, whole genome shotgun sequence genomic interval GTTTTTCAAGCTACATTGACTCAGCAACAGCTCTTTTGACTGAACACCCAAAACATCTTGAGAAGGCTTCTCATAGTTACTCCTGACAGGCATCCACACTGGAAACCTTTGTGATGCTGGTACAGGACTATTCTAATGGCCATATTTTTAGAAGAACTCCAAGAAATCCTGGTTTAGGGCTGCTGCCGTTAGTTGCTTAAAGATAAACCAACACCATCCCAAATACTGCTTACCCcattgtggcattttttttttttaaacattttctttttaaagacttATTTTGCAGTCTCCTCATTTTGGATGTAACCCAGCTGAATTAACTCCATTGATTAGTTGAGTACTCCATGACTTTAATGTGTCCAATAAAGAAATAGACTGGCAGGGAGGCTCCAGGAACAGTTTGAAAACCTCATACACAAGCAAGCAGCccattgtatttttctttttattaattagtcACTACATATTCATATTACcacaaatgtttcactgaagtttAGTTTACTTTTATTGGTTTGAGAAAAACTTatatcaggggtgtcaaactctgTCCCTGAAGGGCTTCAGCTCTGCAGAGTTTGGTTTCAATCCTGCTCCAACACAAACCATGTTGGTTTCAGAAAGCCTGAAGGACTcaaattagctggatcaggtttGTTTAAACtgagttgaagctaaactctggtTCTCCAGGAACTATGACATCCCATTATTTACGCATGTGTAGATTAACATTCAGAAAGGTTTTAAGGAATTGGGGAGTTTGAACCAGCTGCTTTCAAATGAAAGACCAGAGGTCAACAGGTTGTGGGTAGATTACAGGGAGTTTGTGGTTCATGCTGGAGAGCAGTAAAGCCACAGAATAGGATACAAACAGTTGTAGACAAGAGATCACAAAACCtattaaggctaaatttatttattaacaaatcacATGGCACTTCCAGTCATTTTTTGTCCATGGCCATATTCCTTGACATTAATGGGTCCAACAGATGCTTTATCCCACCACAGATCTGAGAAACAAACAGATAGTGAGAAGAGCAGTGCCTAGGgagagaaatgaaaaagaaaaaaaaaatagatccaGACCTTTAATCATTGGATCTACGTCCACTTTTCGGGTACTACAGGTGGTGTTACAAGAAGACCACACAACTGGTTTACAGAACTCATCTGAGGATACCCATCCGACAAGACACAACCTTTAATGTTAAAGGCAACCCCCAAGCACCGTACACTTATGGGGGGGGGGGACCcccccccttctttttttttctcttcttttttttttgagagagatgtTAGAAGTCAAAGGCCATGATTCATATTCAGAACCAATGATGAATGAATGTAAGCTAACATCAGTTAAACATTTTGTCCATAGTATATTCTTAACATGATAGGCCCAAAGAGGTTCTTTCCCACATAGatctgaagaacaaaacaaattgtGAAAAAGCCTCTTAAATAACaagtataataataattgggGTCTTAGTTATACTGTAAGAAGCTGATCACTTCCACCTGAGCTACAGGTTGTGTCTGCAGCAGCCATACAACTGGTCAGTTCATTGCAGAAACCCACctgccaaaacaaacaatattactTGCCACAGCCTCATTTACACTAACATCTGAGTCTCTGGTTAACATACCCCTTAGCAGAGAATTAACAAGCTTTCTGCTCACTTGCTAAGGGACTGTTGTCTTGGGGGGATCTGCAGGCCACCTTCACTGATGTGATGTTATAGACCTGCAAAGACAGTTGTTAGGGGGGGGGGCACACTATGGCAGCATATCCAGTGGCGTAACTTTGTGTTACAAAAGTGGGTGGGACAGGAGTATGGTGTGTGTCCAAGGTAGTCACACAACAATGGTGATTTAACTGTATTCGGATATCTAACACTCCTGAATTTAACCTTACCTGGATAGTGAAATCAACACTAACCACAGCCTGACAATTAGGAAACCATATGAAGCCCACAGAACCTACACCACAAAAACAACCATGACATCACTATTGAGTGTGCTGCACCCACCCATACAGTTCGATCAAAGCTGAGCACTTGAGCAGAAGGATCCTCTCTAGGTTGCAATAAAGCCTCCAGTGTAAAAGCAGAGGGCATAGTAGTTGTCCAGTGCCAAAGTCTTCAACACCTTCCAAATATTGAATTCTTCCCTGCATCGAGCTACTACACTTTGGCAGGAACAGGATAGCGCAATCAAAAGGAACGTTTGGCTGCGGTGGGTCTTTGGTAGGATTGGAAAACTGTCATTTCGCTACTGGGACTCAGCAACAGCTTCTTTTGACTGAACACCCCCCAAAACATCTTGAGAAGGCTTTTATAGTCAATCCTGACAGGCATCCACAAtggaaacatttgtgctgctggTACAGACCTGTTACGGTCATTTTTGAAGAACTCCAAGAAATCCTGGTTTCGGCTGCGTGCCTAGTGCTTAAGATTAAACCAACACCATCCCAAATACTGCTTACACattggacatttttttaaaacattttctttttaaagacttATTTTGCAGTTCCCTCATTTTGGATGTAAACCCAAGAATTAACTCCATTGATGAGTTGAGTACTCCATGACTTTAATGGGTTGTCACAATAAGAACTAGGACGCAGGGAGGCCAGGAACAGTTTGAAAACCTCATACACCAGCAGCACCattgtattttctttcttaattAGTCACTACATAATTTACCACAAATGTTTCACTGGCAGTTTAGTTACTTTTATTGGTTGAGAAAAAAACTATATCAGGGCCGGGTGTCAAACTCTGTCCCTGAAGGGCTTCTCAGCTCGGCGAGTTTGTTCAACCTGATCCAACACAACCCTGTCGGTTTCAGAAACCTGAAGGACTCAAATCTAGCTGGATCAGTTTGTTAAACTGAGTTGAAGCTAAACTCGTTTCTCCGGAACTTTGACATCCCATTATTTACGCATTGTGTAGATTAACTTCAGAAAGGTTTTTAAGGAATGGGAGTTTGAACAGGCTTTCAAATGAAAGACCAGAGTCAACAGGTTGTGGGTGTATAGATTACAGGGAGTTTTGGTTTCTGCTGGAGAGCTAGGAAAGACACAGGAATAGGATAAAACAGTTGTAGACAAACGATCAAAAACAGattaaggctaaatttatttattaacaaatccCCTGGCACTTCCAGTTTCATTTTTTTGTCCATGGCCAATTCCTGACATAATGGGTTCCAACCGATTGCTTTATCCCCCCCAGATTGCGGAAACAAAACGGGCATAGTAGAAGAGCAGTGCTAGGgagagaaatgaaaaagaaaaaaaaaaatagatccaGCGGACCTTTACATCATTGGATCACGTCTCACTTTGGTACTAAAGGTGGTGTCACAGCAGCCACACACCGGTTCAGATCATCTGCGGATACCACTGACAAGACCAAACCCTTAAGTGTAGGAATCCCAAGCACATGTTACacttagggggggggggggggggcttaccCATTAGCAGAGAATGAACAAAGCTTTTGTTCAGGACTTATTTGGAGCAGGAGAAGTTGCTGCAGCCACTTTCAATATGCATGTCATGTAGATCTGCAAAGACAGTTGTTTGTAGACCATGGTACCATTATACAAAGTGTTGCACAGCTTGTCACATACCAGTCCACTGCCTGCTTGATGGAACCTGAATGTCTCCAGCTGAAACCGCAGCTTATCACCTTGAGTTCGGGGCATAAAGTGAGACCTTGAGCCTGTGAGTTTGGCATCAACTAGGCACCTGGTAAGAGAAACCAGTTAGAAGTCTTGCAATACTTCTAGAGAGTGGGACACATGAGGTGCACCACTTACCCATTGTTCTCAATAAAGGAGTATCTGGGGATAGATGCAGCATCAGGAACTGTTGTAGCAACGCAGCTGTCCACAAATACACGGATGGGAACGTGGTTGTATGGCTGTACAGACGCCTCAATGTTTATGATATCACCCAGGAAGTACTGGTTAGAAGGTCTCTCGAATTGCCAGTCATCTGCAAAGACACCTTTTAGCACAAGTTCACAAGCACTGGTGTGTTATGAACTTGTTTGATATACCAACCAGTCATGAGCCTGAGGGAGAACACAAAGATCTCCTCTGCAGCTTTAGAAGCGGCATATGGGATCCAATTGGGCATTAAGGCATCGCTACTCACATTATGCTTTCTGCAAGGGAGTTAGATAGATGGTCATTATATGGGGTTTAGTACATCCAGTAACCTTGAATTCTGCCCTCACCTTGAATAGTGACACGCGATACCAACCACTGCACTACTGCTCCTAACAATAGGAACACCATATAAAACCTCTTGTGGGGTGTACACAAGTTCGAACGTATACACAAGCTCATATTCAGTCACCTAAATGGGTAGAAGCATGTCTTACACGAAACCATTCAGAACCATAAGTGTTATGAAAGGAAAAGGTGACAACCGCACAGTTAGTATTACTACCACCTCCCATGCAGTTCTGACTCAAAGAGGAGCACTTGAGCAGAAGGGTCGTCTCCATGCGTCAGCCTCCCAGTGTAAAAAGCAGATAGACTCAGTGGCTTTCCCATCCAAAGAAACTTGCATCACTCCACATATACAGAGTTTTCAGACATCGGGCCGCAAAAACTTTGGCAGGGGACAGGATGGAGCAAATTAAAGGGAACACTTGGCTGCGTTGGGTCTTCTGGAGGCTTGGTAAATCTCCATGTCAGTTTTTTCACTGGACCAGCAGCAGCTCTTTTGGACTGAACAACAAACATCTTGAGAaggcttttttaaaaatcactccGGGCTGGTTTCTGGACATGAAACGGAAGCAGGAAGTTTTTGGAGTTTACAAGTGCTGGGTACTTAGGTTATATTTCGTAGAATTGGTGGCATTCTGGAGTCAGTCTTCTGAACTTTTGGATAGAGCCCTAGGCATAAAAAAGTAGTTACTACTGCTTTTTGTTCATCCAAAGTGCTCTAGAGTAAACTCCAGTGCCAGAACAACCACCAATCCTACTCCAACTTGCTAGAACCCAATTATTGCTAAGCTTGTGTTTCAATTTGATGCATTAGGCCTCTACCGCCCAAATTTATACAGCTGAAAAATCAGCATGGCTCCACCTCTACAATGACAATCATTGTTTGTCTCTGGCCCTGCCTATTTACTCAATCAATTATGTCACAGGTGAAAGTCATTGGATTAAGCTTATTACTCGGAACAAATGACGCCGCCATATAAGGACACATGTTGATTTAAGGGCCCAAAACCAAATTATTGCTTATTTTCAATATCCAAATGACACCAATTCTCTGAAACACAACCTCTTTTGTGGcctctatatttttattaattcataaacatGGACCACAGACAGAATTGTACACCACCGTATCCACAATAATAAAGATCGCTTTCTACAGTCAGCATTTAGATTGTTACACAATGTGCCTCACATCAGCACATCAATCATCACAAGAGACCTAAATGGAGCAAATGCAAGATCACAACAGCACATCGATTGTATTGTCGATTCACTGTAT includes:
- the LOC122136961 gene encoding zona pellucida sperm-binding protein 3-like encodes the protein MPNWIPYAASKAAEEIFVFSLRLMTDDWQFERPSNQYFLGDIINIEASVQPYNHVPIRVFVDSCVATTVPDAASIPRYSFIENNGCLVDAKLTGSRSHFMPRTQGDKLRFQLETFRFHQAGSGLIYMTCILKVAAATSPAPNKS